GAGAATCCTAAGGGCGGTATCGTCGAGATCGAAATGCCAATTGCCCTGTCGAACGTGCAATATTACGACTCAAAAGAAAAGAAGCCTTCGCGAATCGCGTACGGCCCTGACAAATCAGGAGCTAAAACGCGTCTGTCAACTGCTTCGGGTCGCAAGAGGACATTGGATTAATCATGGCAGCAACCACAGTAAAAAAAGAAAGCCCGCGGCTTCGCAAGCTTTACAGCGAAAAAATCCGTGGCGAGCTCAAACAAGAACTGGGCGTGAGTTCGATCATGCAGGTTCCTGTACTGAAGAAAATTGTGCTTAATGTCGGTGCCGGGTTCGCAGTTGCGAACCCCAAATCGCTCGATAAGGTTGTTGCAGAGATTGCAGCCATTACAGGCCAGGCGCCGGTAAAGACGCGCGCCAAAGAAGCGATCTCTAACTTCAAACTGCGCGAAGGACTCGCGATTGGCGTTTCGGTTACGCTGCGCGGCGACCGCATGTACGAATTTCTCGACCGCCTGACCAACGTGGCGCTACCACGTGTGAGGGACTTTAACGGTCTTAGCCCCAAGTCATTTGATGCCCGTGGCAATTACAGCCTTGGCATCAAAGAGCAGATTATTTTTCCCGAGATCTCGTTTGATGACGTTGAACAGATTCACGGGATGGATGTGACTTTGGTGATCCAGTCAGAAGGCCCCGAGCATTCAGCAAAGTTGCTCGAGAAGTTTGGCTTTCCGCTGAAGAAGAAATAAACAGGAACCGGTTATGGCAAAGAAATCAATGCTTATAAAGTCGCAGCGTAAACCCAAGTTTACGGCGCGCAAATATAATCGCTGCCCACTCTGCGGCCGATCGCATGGCTACATGCGCCGGTTCGAGATGTGCCGAATCTGTTTTAGAGAAAATGCAATGCGCGGCCTGATACCAGGCGTCAGCAAATCATCGTGGTGAGAAGAATATGACAAGTGATCTAATAGCAGATATGTTAACAAGGTTGCGCAA
The sequence above is a segment of the Turneriella parva DSM 21527 genome. Coding sequences within it:
- the rplX gene encoding 50S ribosomal protein L24 → MKSAAEKVKTRLKVKDEVIVIAGKNKKSRGEVLRIDREKKQVVVKGVNLRKRFARPTQENPKGGIVEIEMPIALSNVQYYDSKEKKPSRIAYGPDKSGAKTRLSTASGRKRTLD
- the rplE gene encoding 50S ribosomal protein L5, producing the protein MAATTVKKESPRLRKLYSEKIRGELKQELGVSSIMQVPVLKKIVLNVGAGFAVANPKSLDKVVAEIAAITGQAPVKTRAKEAISNFKLREGLAIGVSVTLRGDRMYEFLDRLTNVALPRVRDFNGLSPKSFDARGNYSLGIKEQIIFPEISFDDVEQIHGMDVTLVIQSEGPEHSAKLLEKFGFPLKKK
- a CDS encoding type Z 30S ribosomal protein S14, which translates into the protein MAKKSMLIKSQRKPKFTARKYNRCPLCGRSHGYMRRFEMCRICFRENAMRGLIPGVSKSSW